A stretch of the Azorhizobium caulinodans ORS 571 genome encodes the following:
- a CDS encoding propionyl-CoA synthetase gives MLDQSRSRYGDTYARWKADPAAFWGDAARDIDWTSPPGTVFDGSLGVYGRWFPDAVGNTCFNAVDRHVASGRGSQTALIYDSPVTNSQRRLTYAELLEEVRILGAILTDMGVEKGDRVVIYMPMVPEAVVAMLACARIGAVHSVVFGGFAANELAVRIDDARPKVVLAASCGIEPNRVVPYKPLLDLAITIAAHKPTGCLVLQRPQLAGTLVEGRDHDWAERRAAFADAGRGADCVPVKATDPLYVLYTSGTTGKPKGVMRDTGGHMVALRWSMENLYGLKPGEVFWCASDIGWVVGHSYIVYGPLILGCTSVIYEGKPVGTPDPGAFWRMIEEHKVVALFTAPTALRAIKKEDPEATHLKGRDLSQFRTLFLAGERADPDTILWAEQHLKVPVVDHWWQTETGWAIAANPVGLGLLPIKPGSPTVAMPGYDVQVVDESAKPVPAGTMGSIVVKLPLPPGCLPTLWQQDERFREAYLDEFPGFYKTSDAGFLDEDGYIFVMGRTDDIINVAGHRLSTGGMEEVLASHPDVAECAVIGVKDALKGEVPCGFVVLKAGERRAPNIIEKELVNLVRDRIGPVAAFKLAFTVNRLPKTRSGKILRGTMKKIADAESWSAPATIDDPVALDEIAEVLKERGFG, from the coding sequence ATGCTCGACCAGAGCCGCAGCCGCTATGGCGACACCTATGCGCGCTGGAAGGCCGATCCTGCGGCCTTCTGGGGGGACGCCGCGCGCGACATCGACTGGACCAGCCCGCCCGGCACCGTCTTCGACGGGAGCCTCGGCGTCTATGGCCGCTGGTTTCCCGATGCGGTGGGCAACACCTGTTTCAATGCCGTGGACCGGCATGTGGCGTCCGGTCGCGGCAGCCAGACGGCGCTGATCTACGACAGCCCCGTCACCAACTCCCAGCGCCGCCTCACCTATGCCGAGCTACTGGAGGAGGTGCGCATCCTCGGCGCCATCCTCACCGACATGGGCGTGGAGAAGGGTGACCGCGTGGTCATCTATATGCCCATGGTGCCGGAGGCGGTGGTGGCCATGCTGGCCTGCGCGCGCATCGGCGCCGTGCATTCCGTGGTGTTCGGCGGCTTCGCGGCCAATGAGCTGGCGGTGCGCATCGACGACGCCCGGCCGAAGGTGGTGCTCGCCGCCTCCTGCGGCATCGAGCCGAACCGCGTCGTGCCCTACAAGCCGCTGCTCGATCTCGCCATCACCATCGCCGCCCACAAGCCCACCGGCTGCCTCGTGCTCCAGCGTCCGCAACTGGCCGGCACGCTGGTGGAAGGGCGCGATCACGACTGGGCCGAGCGCCGCGCCGCCTTTGCGGATGCGGGCCGCGGAGCGGACTGCGTGCCGGTGAAGGCCACCGATCCGCTCTATGTGCTCTACACCTCCGGCACCACGGGCAAGCCCAAAGGCGTGATGCGCGACACCGGCGGCCACATGGTGGCCCTGCGCTGGAGCATGGAAAATCTCTATGGCCTGAAGCCCGGCGAGGTCTTCTGGTGCGCCTCCGACATCGGCTGGGTGGTGGGCCATTCCTATATCGTCTATGGGCCCCTCATCCTCGGCTGCACGTCGGTGATCTATGAGGGCAAGCCCGTGGGCACGCCGGACCCCGGCGCCTTCTGGCGGATGATCGAGGAGCACAAGGTTGTGGCCCTCTTCACCGCCCCGACGGCGTTGCGCGCCATCAAGAAGGAAGACCCGGAGGCGACCCATCTCAAGGGCCGCGACCTGTCGCAGTTCCGCACCCTGTTCCTCGCGGGCGAGCGGGCCGATCCCGACACCATCCTCTGGGCGGAGCAGCATCTGAAGGTGCCTGTGGTGGACCACTGGTGGCAGACGGAAACCGGCTGGGCCATCGCCGCCAATCCGGTCGGGCTCGGCCTCCTGCCCATCAAGCCCGGCTCGCCCACCGTCGCCATGCCCGGCTATGACGTGCAGGTGGTCGACGAATCCGCCAAACCGGTGCCGGCGGGGACCATGGGCTCCATCGTGGTGAAGCTGCCCTTGCCTCCCGGCTGCCTGCCGACGCTGTGGCAGCAGGACGAGCGTTTCCGCGAGGCGTATCTCGACGAGTTCCCCGGCTTCTACAAGACGTCGGATGCCGGCTTCCTCGATGAGGACGGCTACATCTTCGTCATGGGCCGCACCGACGACATCATCAATGTCGCCGGCCACCGCCTCTCCACCGGCGGCATGGAGGAAGTGCTGGCCTCCCATCCCGATGTGGCCGAATGCGCCGTCATCGGGGTTAAGGACGCGCTGAAGGGCGAGGTGCCCTGCGGCTTCGTGGTGCTGAAGGCGGGCGAGCGGCGGGCGCCCAACATAATCGAGAAGGAACTGGTCAATCTGGTGCGCGACCGGATCGGCCCGGTGGCGGCCTTCAAGCTGGCCTTCACCGTGAACCGCCTCCCGAAGACTCGCTCGGGCAAGATCCTGCGCGGCACCATGAAGAAGATCGCGGATGCCGAAAGCTGGTCGGCCCCTGCCACCATCGACGATCCCGTCGCGCTGGACGAGATCGCGGAGGTGCTGAAGGAGCGCGGCTTCGGCTGA
- a CDS encoding T3SS effector HopA1 family protein, which produces MPSAADEYVYNIDFFATLSRQTGTVKLEYNATTGRFSVASAAFFRSIGNWGKGDAKQSITNNSMFHDPIVAVFRAAATHDANEVKRLNAFHGIQSLRKHYSDAEKLRYLTATLNDIKPFIPESAGEKLMAHFRRIDPATVLTPLDLTFMDKIWDFRATLFAFLEEGQKPDPANNPEVRPYAQLANAIYRQYGGHLEPRITNLEEWIKSIPTISHKGASYYPLQNKGYFPASKYMRLITSRDYGADFIYYSVNQGVDREELWRIYLNFAPEHAGALLRFLGEQAATYHIHSFKIAGPLAFHTRTDKVVVYVSHSGLDGLTTTLIRDAATFGFCNPVPAMTIQLAPGISKGVEPGSVNLGFSVMYDRDGNLDLSPRQLRRQSYGTIRSQLIAAALTQMYAVEHDSALARGAYLGDKRNFLKWVAIAFESYRDELEGRTR; this is translated from the coding sequence ATGCCGAGTGCCGCCGATGAATATGTCTACAATATCGATTTCTTCGCCACGCTGTCCCGGCAGACGGGAACGGTGAAGCTCGAATACAACGCAACCACGGGACGCTTCTCGGTTGCGTCCGCCGCGTTCTTCCGCAGCATCGGCAACTGGGGAAAGGGGGATGCCAAGCAGTCCATTACCAATAACAGCATGTTCCACGACCCGATCGTCGCAGTGTTCCGGGCTGCCGCGACCCATGACGCCAATGAGGTCAAGCGTCTGAATGCCTTTCACGGCATACAGTCGCTCCGCAAACATTATTCCGATGCGGAAAAGCTTCGGTACCTTACGGCGACGCTCAACGACATAAAGCCTTTTATCCCGGAGTCGGCCGGCGAAAAGCTCATGGCCCATTTCCGGCGCATCGATCCGGCGACGGTGCTCACCCCGCTTGACCTCACGTTCATGGATAAGATTTGGGATTTCCGGGCGACCCTCTTCGCTTTTCTGGAAGAGGGTCAGAAACCAGACCCTGCAAATAATCCGGAAGTCCGCCCCTATGCGCAGCTCGCCAATGCGATTTACCGGCAGTATGGCGGGCATCTCGAACCAAGGATCACAAACCTTGAAGAATGGATCAAATCCATCCCTACAATCTCACACAAAGGAGCATCATACTACCCCCTACAAAACAAGGGATATTTTCCAGCATCTAAATATATGAGATTGATTACGAGCAGAGATTACGGCGCGGACTTCATCTATTATAGCGTGAATCAGGGCGTTGATCGCGAAGAACTCTGGCGCATCTATCTGAATTTCGCACCCGAACACGCCGGAGCGTTGCTGCGCTTCCTTGGCGAGCAGGCGGCGACTTACCATATACATTCCTTCAAGATCGCTGGGCCCCTCGCTTTCCACACCCGTACGGACAAAGTCGTCGTCTATGTCAGTCACAGCGGCCTCGACGGGCTGACGACCACCCTGATCAGGGATGCCGCGACCTTCGGCTTTTGCAATCCCGTCCCCGCCATGACCATCCAGCTTGCCCCCGGCATCTCCAAGGGCGTCGAACCTGGGTCCGTGAATCTCGGCTTCAGCGTGATGTATGATCGCGATGGAAATCTCGACCTCTCCCCCAGACAACTGCGCCGCCAGAGCTACGGGACCATCCGCAGCCAGCTCATCGCCGCCGCGCTGACGCAGATGTATGCCGTCGAGCATGACAGCGCCCTCGCCCGGGGCGCCTATCTCGGCGACAAGCGGAACTTCCTCAAATGGGTCGCGATCGCCTTCGAGAGCTATCGCGACGAACTGGAAGGCCGCACCCGCTAA
- a CDS encoding GNAT family N-acetyltransferase → MTPGIARTDGLYLRAAAQEDIPALSALSAAARARYAGWQDLAFVATAPPLGPDRFAAGETLVARLEEDPTPLGFVLLRPLDGLLYLDNISVASNAGGRGIGTLLLAAAEARRLALGLPGISLTTFRAPPWNGPWFRRQGFAPMPRDAIGAGLADVIARQNRMLDPASREVLWRSSSDTGREG, encoded by the coding sequence GTGACGCCGGGGATCGCGCGGACGGACGGCCTTTATCTGCGCGCCGCCGCGCAGGAGGACATCCCCGCGCTTTCCGCCCTCTCCGCCGCCGCCCGCGCCCGCTATGCCGGCTGGCAGGACCTTGCTTTCGTCGCGACCGCGCCTCCGCTTGGTCCGGACCGCTTCGCCGCCGGCGAGACTCTCGTCGCCCGCCTCGAAGAGGATCCCACACCGCTCGGCTTCGTGCTGCTGCGGCCGCTCGATGGCCTGCTCTATCTCGACAACATCTCGGTTGCCTCAAATGCCGGCGGTCGCGGCATCGGGACCCTTCTGCTGGCGGCGGCCGAGGCGCGGCGGCTCGCCCTCGGGCTGCCGGGCATCAGCCTCACCACCTTTCGCGCCCCGCCCTGGAACGGCCCGTGGTTCCGCCGACAGGGCTTTGCTCCGATGCCACGGGATGCCATCGGCGCCGGACTGGCGGATGTGATCGCACGGCAGAACCGGATGCTCGATCCGGCCAGCCGTGAGGTGCTTTGGCGATCGTCTTCCGACACGGGGCGCGAAGGTTAA